In Tachysurus vachellii isolate PV-2020 chromosome 12, HZAU_Pvac_v1, whole genome shotgun sequence, the DNA window TCTCAACATTCCTcaagataaaaatgaaattacGTAAAATATGCTCCTACCTGCTATGCCTTGAAGTAGGCCGCACACATTAAAGATGCTTTTCCCCAGGATGCTCTGAAAGCACATGCTAAAGACTGCGAGGAATCCCACTATGGACAGCAGGAAGATCCCAACAACCAGGAATATAATAGAGGCCTGCCAGAATCCACTTGCAATCTCTGTAAAGTCTGCAGCATATGGTCCACACTCAACCGTCTTATGCTGAAACACTCGGATGCAGCGACTGTACAGGCCAAGCGTAGGTGGTTTAGGATCCGGTGGTCCTGTAGCTGAGGCATTGTACTGAGAAGGGTGGTGTATCCCGACTAACCAATCAGGACTCATGATGGCCACTAGCTCAGCAAAAGCCACCACAATGCTCAACAAGGTCCAAAGCATAGACCGGCATGTTACAATGACATGACACATTTTGTCTATCCTTTGAAGCTCCTTTAGACCGAACTTTTCTTTCTAATAGGTAAGTCTTGGAGAGGTGCATCAGCTGAAGACTTGTGGCGCTATCTTCA includes these proteins:
- the lhfpl2b gene encoding LHFPL tetraspan subfamily member 2b: MCHVIVTCRSMLWTLLSIVVAFAELVAIMSPDWLVGIHHPSQYNASATGPPDPKPPTLGLYSRCIRVFQHKTVECGPYAADFTEIASGFWQASIIFLVVGIFLLSIVGFLAVFSMCFQSILGKSIFNVCGLLQGIAGLFLMLGLMLYPAGFGCDKVVSYCGPEASPYKPGQCSVGWALYTAIGATVLTFICAMFSAQAEIATSSDKVQDEIDEGRTLVCVL